Genomic DNA from Nicotiana tabacum cultivar K326 chromosome 21, ASM71507v2, whole genome shotgun sequence:
TCATTGTGCCGGATGCTTTTATTATCTGATCGCAGCTAATTATCCAAACCCGAGCAAGACATGGATCGGAGCTTCTATGGGCGACTTCCTTAATCAGAGCCTATGGATTCGTTATATCACTTCTATTTATTGGTCCATAACTACTCTAACTACGGTTGGTTATGGTGATCTGCATCCAGAGAATACGCGGGAGATGATCTTCGATATTTTCTACATGCTTTTTAACTTGGGATTGACAGCATATTTAATAGGAAATATGACCAACTTGGTTGTGCACGGGACAAGTAGGACTAGAAAATTTGTGAGTAAAATTATCCTATTGCTTGATTATTTTACCGTTCATACCAGTTGTATTAGTGTGCTACATAGTGTTAGtcttgtattttcttattcttaaATTTCTGTTATCACTTTTTGTTTCGTTCACTTCAGTTTTCTGGTTGGTCTGCTGGTGTTACTACTTGTTGTTACTCATTTCTTCTTATCTTTCCTGAGCCGAAGGTCAATCgtaaacaacctctctaccttttcaaggtaggggtaaggtctgcgtacgcaCTACCCTTTCCGGACCCCACTTGTGTGACTACActggattttttgttgttgttgttgtttgctcGATTATTTTATCAGTGAGCTATAATTTTATTAGGTTCTAAAATGCATCTGATCTTCTGCTACAGAGAGACACAATTCAAGCAGCTTCAAGCTTTGCACAGAGGAACCAATTGCCGGCTCGCCTCCAAGATCAGATGCTTGCACACTTGTGCTTGAAGTTCAGAACCGACTCGGAGGGGCTGCAGCAGCAAGAGACGCTTGAATCTCTTCCTAAAGCCATCCGGTCAAGCGTTTCGCATTTTCTTTTCTACTCTTTAGTAGATAAGGTTTACTTGTTTCGTGGGGTGTCAAACGATCTACTCTTCCAGCTGGTAACTTAGGAAACAGATAATTAATCACCTGTCTTACATCTGTAAGCATGTTTTCTTTTGCATTTGACGCTCGCTCTATGGTTCCAGGTCTCGGAAATGAAGGCAGAATATTTTCCTCCCAAAGAAGATGTCATTTTGCAGAATGAAGCACCAACTGATTTCTATATTCTTGTAACAGGAGCTGTGGTAATTTTAACCTCTTTCCATAATCTTGTTTACGTCACATATTTTACTTGAtagtactagtctataaatatgTGATAGTACTAGTCTAATGTCAAATCTATTTGACAGGATCTATTGGTGCTTAAAAACGGAGTTGAACAGGCAAGTTTCATCTCAAATGCACGGGAACTTCATATTTTTAGTACATTCATTTGGTCTTTTTGATGAAgcacatttaattttttttttccaaaacacaatgGTGAGCTGAACGTAAAATGGATGTTTCAGGTTGTTGGAGAGGCGAAGACTGGTGATCTCTGTGGTGAAATTGGGGTTCTTTGTTACAGGCCTCAACTCTTTACCGTACGAACAAGGAGATTATGCCAGCTACTACGTATGAACCGTACCACATTTCTGAATATCGTCCAGGCTAATGTTGGGGACGGGACCATAATCATGAATAATCTCCTTCAGGTACGAATGCCTTAAAAACATTTTCTAACATTGATGAATTCGCTTAACATGATTCGACTAAAATATGGCTGTTGTATTTTTTCCTTTCTGCTGAGCAGCATTTGAAGGACATAAAGGATCCAATAATGGAGGGAGTTCTTCTGGAGACAGAACGCATGCTCGCTCGTGGTAGAATGGATCTGCCTCTCACCCTTTGTTTCGCAACGCTTAGAGGTGATGACTTGTTGTTGCATCAGTTGTTGAAGCGGGGTCTTGATCCAAATGAATCGGATAACAATGGAAGATCCGCTCTGGTTTGTACACATACGAACTTCTGTTATCAAAGGATAATTCTATGTACAATAGATTTCTCATTTcgtttctttcttatttgttttcaCTCATCAGCATGTCGCAGCGTCTACAGGAATTGAGAGTTGTGTGGTTCTTCTGCTTGATTTTGGTGCTGATGTCAACAGTAGAGGTATTTTTCAATTCAACTCTATGAGGAGCTCCGCCCCTACTTCAATTAAAGCTCACCCCCTCCTAAAGCTCCTCACTCCACTCATTTTTGAACTTCTAATTAGACCTTGCTGAACTTTCCACGACATAGATCAAAGGGTTGATTTTATTTCTTGTGTACACAGATTCAGAAGGCAATGTCCCATTGTGGGAGGCTATCTCGGGGAAGCACGAGCCGGTGATCAAGTTACTCGTTGACAACGGTGCTAAACTATCAGCTGGTGATGTGGGACATTTCGCCTGCGTTGCTGCTGAACAGAACAACTTGAATTTACTCAAGGATATTGTCCGCTACGGCGGGGATGTCACGCGTCCCAAAGTCAACGGCTCATCAGCACTTCATGTTGCTGTTTGTGAAGGAAACATGGAAATAGTAAAATACCTTTTGGATCGAGGGGCTAACGTTGACCAAGTAGACGAACATGGTTGGACCCCTCGGGATCTTGCTGAGCAACAAGGACATGAAGACATCAAAGAACTCTTCGAATCCGGGGAAGTTATGAGAACTCGATCCGTTGATCCTATCCCTGAGGAACGACATGGGGTTCGGTTTCTTGGTAGGTTCAAAAGCGAGCCAACTATCTTCCCTGCATCACACGGAGCATCATTTCTAGCATCCGGTGGATCATTAGGGCGATCACGTCCTAGACGTAGGACTAATAACTTCCACAACTCATTATTTGGGATAATGTCAGCCGTGCAGACCAATGAGCACGACGTGGTTTTATCTGCAAACGAGGCAAATGTAAGTGCCACGACAACCAAGACTTACGCTCCTAGAGTGACTGTGTGTTGCCCCGAGAAAGGGGACAATGGAGGTAAGCTTGTTTTACTTCCACCGAGTTTTCAAGAACTACTTCAAATTGGTTCTAATAGATATGGAATCTTGCAAGTCAAAGTTATAAGCAAAGATGGagctgagattgatgatataGAGTTGATCAGGGACGGAGATCGTTTAATTTTTGTTAGTGATAAAGAAAACAATGAAACTGATAATCATCAGAATGGTGATGAGTTGAGGTGAAAACCAAAATTGTAAAATAGGTCTTTTTTTTATATGATCTTCCTTTTACTTGAATTATACTTCTTCATTCTTCTTTGGGGGTAGGGGAGATTGGTAATTTGGGATGAACAGGTTAATTGTAATACTGACAGCCAATTTGTGAACATGTAAGTGAAAAGGATGTGCACATCCAGTTACCACTTTGTCTAATTTACAGAAGTTGAGAGTTCAGAAACTCCTCTGAAACCTCTTTTGACTTACGAGCGACAAGTGTATTACATTATAATATAGTTGGTGACCGACTTATATAACTGATGAGCCACAAGTGTATTCTCTAACATTATAACTATAGCTGGTAACTGACTTATATAACTGATGAGTGACAAGTGTATTCTCAAACTATAGTTGGTGACTGACTTATATAGCCGATGAGCGACAAGTGTATTCTCGAACATTATAACTATAGCTGGTGACCGGCTTATATAACTGATGAGAGCGACAAATGTATTCTCCAACTATAGTTGGTGATCAACTTATATAACTAATGAGCGACAAGTGTATTCTCTAATGTTACAAATATAGTTGGTGACCAAGTTATGCAACTGATGAGCGGCAAGTATATTATCTAACATTGTAAGTATAGTTGGTGACCTTTTTAACCAAGGCCATTGATAATCTTTGACTTAAATTCTGGATCTGCCTCTAATATTCCAAACACTTCCTTCCTGATCTTCTTACAAAATGCATCAAGGTTGTAAATTAGCACTTAGAAATAACTCACATTTGTTACCAATGCGAAAAACTATGAGGAATAAAAGAATGGTGTCCATAGCCATTTATTGtatgtatttttcctttaaacaAGGAACTCATATTTATACAGATGTAATATAGAGAAACTTcagaaaaaatgtatgaaagaacAACATCTAAGACTTATAATTAACTAGAGGGGCGGCCcttccataaagcaagtaaagTAACAACTTTAGGCCCCATATTTGTGGGGGGCCCGTTTTTTGTTACACCTAATAGACtatgtataagtttaaaaaagaGTACTGCAAAGtgaaaaagtttgatttctttctttaacaaatatagagaagaaggattttCAACTGCTATAATTTCTACCAAGAAAATTGCAGttgaaatgaatatcgaaccTGAATTTCGTAAGACACGTGTGATATATAGGACGTAACAATTCGATGCGAATGTTATAATGAAATCTCAAAAACTTTCGAAGAGTCCTTTATAGTTGATTACTTCTATACGACAAcgctattttttcacttcaaaatagatttgaacaattcgaagcatatgaatttttttttggttttctatttggtagtaaaaactaagatcactagatgttggaaatttgaaaaaaaatattgtcttaatcttgaatgttccttaaagcataataatcaattcgatattgatggtttagatttattttctgaattaaaagtattaagaacaatagtacaattagaagataacattttaattgatacacttaatcaaataaaaagatttaatttttttccaaatgcctaaattgcttatagaataatgttcATAACTCATGTTACCGTTGCTTTAACGGAAAGAAGttctcaaaattaaaattgataaaatcttacctaagaacAATGTCACAAGAAAGgttaaatggattagctatattgtcaattgagaaatacttattaggagttattgattataagaaaattattaataactttgtatctaagaaaaactaaaaaaaatagatttcaaataaataaataaaaattaaaaagttaaggcctctcataaagtttggctttaggccacaaaattaGTCGGGCCGTCCCTGATTAACTGtggaattttaataaaaaaatatgtttATTCGATCCACTGACTTTAAATTCTGAACCATTCTCTAACAATGGTTGTGAAGGCAGCCTAGGATGAGACTTATCTTGCTTTTAATTCTGAAATTTATAGCCCATTTATCGAATATCTTTCTACTTCTTCAGAAATTTGTGCTCGTTGATCACCCCTCTCTATGAAAAATCCTGGTCGgtctggtggtggtggtggttgtcTCGTATCGTTTGTAAGCATAGAAACAACACTTGACATTGATGGCCTATCTTTTGCATAGTCTTGAACACACAAGAGTCCCACATGAATGCATCTCATTACTTCATCGCGCGAGCACGATTCAATTAGTGTTACATCTATTAGCTCCAAAGCTGGCTCCTCTCCATAATTCCCATGCCTGAAACAATAGAACCAACTTAGCACATAAGTCAGAAAGTGTTGGCTATGTGTAAATAAAGTCCCACATcgaaagtgaaaaagaaaaatgatttacTTATAAGATGTTGGATAATATTAATAGTGTGAGGTTTTTTGGAGAAAACCGTGCAGGCTTGGCCCAAAGAGGGCGATATCGCACCATGTTAAAAGTATCTTTGAGCCTGTTTTAGCCCAACGAAAAGGAGTCTTCATAACTATTTCATGAGATAAGTTCATAAGTTTAGAGATTATACCAGTCCTATGAGGTTTAGCGGATGCTCAGAATCATAGCAGCTGTTGCTTTTCTTGCCACTAACAATTTCTAAGAGTAATACTCCAAAGCTGAATACATCTGTCTTTGTTGAAACAATGCCTCTTAATGCATACTCTGGAGACATATAACCACTGAATCGAGGAAGATTAAGCCAAGATGAACGAGGCAGATGCACCTTGtctgttcaacgaagcacaacaagCGCTAAACTAGGTAAATTCAGATATCCCTTGATGGCTTTCAATTTGTACTTAGACTATTTCATAGATAGCCTTAACATGTTTCTTTGCGTATGTAGGCCTCGGTTCTTCATCATGAAACTTTTCTTCGATATTGGGATGGGCTGATCCAGCTAGAAGCCGAGGTCCAACAGCTCACTGAGAAGAGATATACTTACAAACTTCTCAGCGAGCATTGTGAAAGGGAGGCTAAGAGCCTCCCAGCTGAGCTGGAGGTGACTTGAAAGGAGCATGCCGACCTAGTCGAGAAAGTAAGAATATTTGAGGTTAGTGGCGATGAGCTAGAATCGGTGACTAACGGTCGGAATCCGCAGGTCCAACAGAAGTTCGATCTAATCGACCAGCTCCGAGACTAGATGGATGCAGTCAAGGCCGGGATCGAAGAGTTGTGAGGTATAATGGACCGCTTGGCCTTGGAAAAAGAGACTTCTCGGTCACACGTGACTTCTGTTGAGGTCCAGCTTCGAGCAGCAAAGGAAAAGGCCAAAGTGCGGGCCCAAAAGGTTGAGAAGCTCCAATCTCAGCTAAGCTCGGATGTCTCTGATCAAGAAAACCTTGCTAAGTGGTTAAAGCCGATGCCGACGAGATGGTGCCCCAATATAAGACTGATGCCGAAGCATCCCGGGATCGATTGAAAAGTACT
This window encodes:
- the LOC107771654 gene encoding potassium channel AKT1 isoform X1, whose translation is MGDVRRNSNLGVLGVSMCGAAQEIEQLSRDSSHYSLSTGILPSLGARSNRRVKLQRFIISPYDRHYRLWETFLVALVVYTAWVSPFEFGFLKKPTGPLAVTDNVVNGFFAIDIVLTFFVAYLDRTTYLLVDNHRKIAWKYASTWFLFDVISTIPSELARKISPKPLRQYGLFNMLRLWRLRRVSALFARLEKDRNFNYFWVRCAKLICVTLFAVHCAGCFYYLIAANYPNPSKTWIGASMGDFLNQSLWIRYITSIYWSITTLTTVGYGDLHPENTREMIFDIFYMLFNLGLTAYLIGNMTNLVVHGTSRTRKFRDTIQAASSFAQRNQLPARLQDQMLAHLCLKFRTDSEGLQQQETLESLPKAIRSSVSHFLFYSLVDKVYLFRGVSNDLLFQLVSEMKAEYFPPKEDVILQNEAPTDFYILVTGAVDLLVLKNGVEQVVGEAKTGDLCGEIGVLCYRPQLFTVRTRRLCQLLRMNRTTFLNIVQANVGDGTIIMNNLLQHLKDIKDPIMEGVLLETERMLARGRMDLPLTLCFATLRGDDLLLHQLLKRGLDPNESDNNGRSALHVAASTGIESCVVLLLDFGADVNSRDSEGNVPLWEAISGKHEPVIKLLVDNGAKLSAGDVGHFACVAAEQNNLNLLKDIVRYGGDVTRPKVNGSSALHVAVCEGNMEIVKYLLDRGANVDQVDEHGWTPRDLAEQQGHEDIKELFESGEVMRTRSVDPIPEERHGVRFLGRFKSEPTIFPASHGASFLASGGSLGRSRPRRRTNNFHNSLFGIMSAVQTNEHDVVLSANEANVSATTTKTYAPRVTVCCPEKGDNGGKLVLLPPSFQELLQIGSNRYGILQVKVISKDGAEIDDIELIRDGDRLIFVSDKENNETDNHQNGDELR
- the LOC107771654 gene encoding potassium channel AKT1 isoform X2 — encoded protein: MLRLWRLRRVSALFARLEKDRNFNYFWVRCAKLICVTLFAVHCAGCFYYLIAANYPNPSKTWIGASMGDFLNQSLWIRYITSIYWSITTLTTVGYGDLHPENTREMIFDIFYMLFNLGLTAYLIGNMTNLVVHGTSRTRKFRDTIQAASSFAQRNQLPARLQDQMLAHLCLKFRTDSEGLQQQETLESLPKAIRSSVSHFLFYSLVDKVYLFRGVSNDLLFQLVSEMKAEYFPPKEDVILQNEAPTDFYILVTGAVDLLVLKNGVEQVVGEAKTGDLCGEIGVLCYRPQLFTVRTRRLCQLLRMNRTTFLNIVQANVGDGTIIMNNLLQHLKDIKDPIMEGVLLETERMLARGRMDLPLTLCFATLRGDDLLLHQLLKRGLDPNESDNNGRSALHVAASTGIESCVVLLLDFGADVNSRDSEGNVPLWEAISGKHEPVIKLLVDNGAKLSAGDVGHFACVAAEQNNLNLLKDIVRYGGDVTRPKVNGSSALHVAVCEGNMEIVKYLLDRGANVDQVDEHGWTPRDLAEQQGHEDIKELFESGEVMRTRSVDPIPEERHGVRFLGRFKSEPTIFPASHGASFLASGGSLGRSRPRRRTNNFHNSLFGIMSAVQTNEHDVVLSANEANVSATTTKTYAPRVTVCCPEKGDNGGKLVLLPPSFQELLQIGSNRYGILQVKVISKDGAEIDDIELIRDGDRLIFVSDKENNETDNHQNGDELR